The following are encoded together in the Streptomyces rapamycinicus NRRL 5491 genome:
- a CDS encoding SDR family NAD(P)-dependent oxidoreductase: MGNFLDGKVVAVTGAGRGIGRAVALACAAEGAQVVVNDYGVSIEGGEPSSEVAEAVVKEIAAAGGEAVAVADDVSTMAGGQRIVDTALERYGRLDGVVCVAGILRERMLFNMSEEEWDPVVATHLKGTFTVFRAASAVMRRQRSGTLIGFTSGNHQGSVAQANYASAKGGIISLMRSAALGLHKYGVTANCVAPVARTRMSANVPMELKEIGEPEDVAALVVYLLSERARVERITGQVYTIAGPKIAVWAQPRELRAGYAEGAWTPEKIADFLPGTVGTDPMPMLAQLEAMAQAAADGQRPNA; the protein is encoded by the coding sequence GTGGGCAACTTCTTGGACGGCAAGGTGGTCGCCGTCACCGGGGCCGGACGTGGTATCGGACGAGCGGTGGCCCTCGCCTGCGCGGCCGAGGGGGCACAGGTCGTCGTCAACGACTACGGGGTCTCGATCGAGGGCGGCGAACCGAGCAGCGAGGTCGCCGAGGCCGTGGTCAAGGAGATCGCGGCGGCGGGCGGCGAGGCGGTCGCGGTCGCCGACGACGTCTCGACCATGGCCGGTGGCCAGCGGATCGTGGACACCGCACTGGAGCGGTACGGACGGCTGGACGGGGTCGTCTGCGTCGCCGGGATCCTGCGCGAGCGGATGCTGTTCAACATGTCCGAGGAGGAGTGGGACCCGGTCGTCGCCACCCATCTCAAGGGCACCTTCACGGTCTTCCGGGCGGCGTCGGCGGTGATGCGCCGCCAGCGCTCCGGCACCCTGATCGGCTTCACCAGCGGCAACCACCAGGGCAGCGTCGCCCAGGCCAACTACGCCTCCGCCAAGGGCGGGATCATCTCCCTGATGCGCAGCGCCGCGCTGGGGCTGCACAAGTACGGCGTCACGGCGAACTGCGTGGCCCCGGTCGCCCGCACCCGGATGTCCGCCAACGTACCGATGGAGCTCAAGGAGATCGGCGAGCCGGAGGATGTGGCGGCCCTGGTCGTCTATCTGCTGAGCGAACGCGCCCGCGTGGAGCGGATCACCGGGCAGGTCTATACGATCGCGGGCCCCAAGATCGCGGTCTGGGCCCAGCCCCGTGAACTGCGCGCCGGATACGCCGAGGGCGCCTGGACCCCGGAGAAGATCGCCGACTTCCTCCCGGGCACGGTCGGCACCGACCCCATGCCGATGCTGGCCCAGCTGGAGGCCATGGCCCAGGCCGCAGCCGACGGCCAACGTCCCAACGCCTGA
- a CDS encoding cyclase family protein, whose translation MPLPAEFHEIAKRVNNWGRWGTEDEIGTLNLITDAVVREAAATIRTGRRVPLAVPLRQDGIQTGMIPGRVNPLHTMIAVNFEIFGPDTVATSDDAVTMGLQAGTHWDGLTHVSHSGRIYNGRPADSITSHDRAAFSGIDKAGPLVSRGVLLDVARARGAGRLPEGHVVTPEDLDAAEELAGTRVRSGDIVLVRTGQIQRYLAGEKEAYAFPSPGLSLRTPEWFHARDVAAVANDTLTFEAFPPEIEDLWMPVHALDLVEMGMLQGQNWNLEELSEACAEEGRHAFLLSAPPEPFVGGTGSPVAPVAIL comes from the coding sequence ATGCCGCTGCCAGCCGAGTTCCACGAGATCGCCAAACGGGTCAACAACTGGGGCCGCTGGGGGACGGAGGACGAGATCGGCACGCTCAACCTGATCACCGATGCCGTGGTCCGGGAGGCCGCCGCGACGATACGGACCGGTCGTCGGGTACCGCTCGCGGTGCCGCTGCGACAGGACGGCATCCAGACCGGAATGATCCCCGGGCGGGTCAACCCGCTGCATACGATGATCGCGGTCAACTTCGAGATATTCGGCCCGGACACGGTGGCGACCAGCGACGACGCCGTGACGATGGGACTCCAGGCCGGTACCCACTGGGACGGGCTGACCCATGTCTCGCACTCCGGAAGGATCTACAACGGCCGCCCCGCCGACTCCATCACCTCCCATGACCGCGCCGCCTTCAGCGGTATCGACAAGGCGGGGCCCCTCGTCTCGCGCGGGGTGCTGCTCGATGTGGCCCGGGCCCGGGGCGCCGGGCGGCTGCCCGAGGGGCATGTGGTCACCCCCGAAGACCTCGACGCCGCCGAGGAACTGGCCGGGACGAGGGTGCGCTCCGGCGATATCGTGCTCGTCCGCACCGGGCAGATCCAGCGCTATCTGGCGGGCGAGAAGGAGGCGTACGCCTTCCCCTCACCGGGCCTGTCCCTGCGCACGCCCGAATGGTTCCACGCCCGCGATGTGGCGGCGGTCGCCAATGACACCCTGACCTTCGAGGCCTTCCCACCGGAGATCGAGGATCTCTGGATGCCGGTCCACGCCCTCGACCTGGTCGAGATGGGCATGCTCCAGGGCCAGAACTGGAATCTGGAGGAACTCTCCGAAGCCTGCGCCGAGGAGGGGCGCCATGCCTTTCTGCTGTCGGCCCCGCCCGAGCCGTTCGTCGGCGGCACGGGCTCGCCCGTCGCACCCGTCGCGATCCTCTGA
- a CDS encoding acyl-CoA dehydrogenase family protein, translating into MDLTYTEDEEDFRHRLRAWLAEVLPKLPDRPHPADWPGRRAYDCGWQRMLHDAGYAGLHWPEDAGGRGATPTQHLIFLEETERAGAPYVGAGFVGLLHAGPTIAAEGTPEQRARWLPPILRGDEVWCQGFSEPDAGSDLASLRTRAVRDGDEYVISGSKIWTSHAEIADWCELLVRTAPVNADTPKHRGITWLAMPMDAPGVTVRPLRTLAGTAEFAEVFLDEVRVPVGHRVGEENDGWRVTMVTLSFERGTAFVGEVVACRRVLAALARTAQANGRWDDTVLRRRLGRLAAECAALWRLTQWNVSEARRTGGVPGVGGSVFKLRFSQVRQELYDAAAEVLGPDALDAGQEWVADRLSSLSYTIAAGTSQIQRNIVAERILGLPKGR; encoded by the coding sequence ATGGATCTCACCTACACGGAGGACGAGGAGGACTTCCGGCACCGGCTGCGCGCCTGGCTCGCCGAGGTCCTGCCCAAGCTGCCGGACCGTCCGCATCCGGCCGACTGGCCCGGCCGCCGCGCCTATGACTGCGGCTGGCAGCGCATGCTCCACGACGCGGGCTACGCCGGGCTGCACTGGCCCGAGGACGCGGGCGGCCGGGGCGCGACGCCCACCCAGCATCTGATCTTCCTGGAGGAGACCGAGCGCGCCGGTGCGCCCTATGTGGGCGCGGGGTTCGTCGGACTGCTGCACGCGGGCCCCACGATCGCCGCCGAGGGCACCCCCGAACAGCGGGCGCGCTGGCTGCCGCCGATCCTGCGCGGGGACGAGGTCTGGTGCCAGGGGTTCTCCGAACCGGACGCCGGCTCCGACCTGGCGTCGCTGCGCACCCGGGCGGTACGGGACGGTGATGAGTACGTCATCAGCGGGAGCAAGATCTGGACCTCGCACGCCGAGATCGCCGACTGGTGCGAACTATTGGTGCGCACCGCGCCGGTAAACGCCGACACGCCGAAGCACCGGGGCATCACCTGGCTTGCGATGCCGATGGACGCGCCCGGGGTGACGGTGCGGCCGCTGCGGACCCTCGCCGGGACGGCGGAGTTCGCCGAGGTGTTCCTGGACGAGGTGCGGGTGCCGGTCGGCCACCGGGTCGGGGAGGAGAACGACGGCTGGCGGGTGACCATGGTGACCCTCTCCTTCGAGCGCGGTACGGCCTTCGTGGGCGAGGTGGTCGCGTGCAGGCGGGTGCTGGCGGCGCTGGCCAGGACGGCGCAGGCCAACGGGCGCTGGGACGACACGGTGCTACGGCGCCGGTTGGGGCGGCTCGCGGCGGAGTGCGCGGCGCTGTGGCGGCTCACCCAGTGGAACGTGAGCGAGGCGCGGCGCACCGGCGGGGTGCCGGGCGTCGGCGGCTCGGTCTTCAAACTGCGCTTCTCACAGGTTCGGCAGGAGCTGTACGACGCGGCCGCCGAGGTGCTGGGGCCGGACGCGCTGGACGCCGGTCAGGAGTGGGTCGCCGACCGGCTCTCCTCGCTCTCGTACACCATCGCGGCGGGGACCTCGCAGATCCAGCGGAACATCGTGGCCGAGCGGATCCTCGGCCTGCCGAAGGGACGGTGA
- a CDS encoding ATP-binding protein, with product MQVLQAQMEVRPDPAEVSRARRWARSRLVGSGIGADEPLAETLILLISELVTNAVVHTGCPAVLRMLFPAQSTGGGGGAGGGTPGPFTSRAAGVGTVRVEVADASDRAPRQRCADEGDTHGRGLELVDGLADRWGWQPEGSGKRIWCEIDRAKGEESLSKKRAASHAPSHMGRIRQSPDQVLT from the coding sequence GTGCAGGTGCTTCAGGCGCAGATGGAGGTCAGGCCCGACCCGGCGGAGGTGAGTCGTGCCCGTCGATGGGCCCGTTCGCGGCTTGTCGGGTCCGGAATCGGAGCCGATGAGCCGCTCGCTGAGACGTTGATTCTGCTCATCTCCGAACTCGTCACCAACGCCGTGGTGCACACCGGCTGTCCGGCCGTGCTGCGGATGCTCTTCCCCGCCCAGTCCACGGGCGGCGGTGGCGGTGCCGGGGGCGGGACGCCGGGGCCGTTCACGAGCCGGGCTGCCGGTGTGGGAACGGTCCGGGTCGAGGTCGCCGACGCCAGTGACCGCGCTCCGCGTCAGCGCTGCGCCGATGAGGGGGACACTCATGGGCGCGGTCTGGAGCTGGTCGACGGTCTCGCCGACCGCTGGGGCTGGCAGCCGGAGGGCTCCGGGAAGCGGATCTGGTGTGAAATCGACCGCGCGAAGGGCGAGGAGTCGCTCTCCAAGAAGCGAGCGGCCTCCCATGCGCCGTCACACATGGGGCGAATCAGGCAAAGTCCAGACCAGGTGTTGACGTGA
- a CDS encoding acyl-CoA dehydrogenase family protein, producing the protein MDFQLTDDQRALRTGMRELLERRFPRTRLRAVVDGDTARGDGDTGRGGALDRELWRELGAAGLFALRVAESAGGVGRGLPEVVLAFEEAGRALLPGPLVATELAAGLSGSLAAGAAQGETVVTALDEGGAPVEYLASADVVLALGPTAVEVIPAAEVARSAEPMRSVDPATPLHRTAPSRTRPDQAEQMDPADRMDQADRTAQAPRTAQAGTGRSGPAARLRREAALLTAAQQLGSASRTVELAVDHAKHRTQFGRPIGAFQAVQHLCAQMLVRAESARSVVYAAAVTEDPGDIAAAKLLADEAAVHNARDCLQVHGGMGFTWEADVHLHLKRAWVRAGQWQSGAAAEEELAAGLVSTVETCL; encoded by the coding sequence GTGGACTTCCAGCTCACGGACGACCAGCGGGCACTGCGGACCGGGATGCGCGAACTGCTGGAGCGGCGCTTTCCGCGCACCCGGCTGCGGGCGGTGGTGGACGGGGACACGGCGCGGGGCGACGGGGACACGGGGCGGGGCGGAGCGCTGGACCGGGAGCTGTGGCGGGAGCTGGGCGCCGCGGGCCTCTTCGCGCTGCGGGTGGCGGAGTCGGCGGGCGGGGTGGGGCGGGGGCTGCCGGAGGTGGTGCTGGCCTTCGAGGAGGCGGGCCGTGCGCTGCTGCCGGGGCCGCTGGTCGCGACGGAGCTCGCGGCGGGACTTTCGGGATCTTTGGCGGCGGGTGCGGCCCAGGGCGAGACGGTGGTGACGGCGCTGGACGAGGGCGGTGCGCCGGTCGAGTATCTTGCCTCCGCCGATGTGGTGCTGGCGCTGGGGCCGACGGCGGTCGAGGTGATTCCGGCGGCGGAGGTGGCGCGTTCGGCGGAGCCGATGCGCTCCGTCGACCCGGCCACCCCGCTGCACCGGACTGCCCCGAGCCGAACCCGGCCGGACCAGGCGGAACAGATGGATCCGGCTGACCGGATGGACCAGGCCGACCGGACGGCCCAGGCGCCCCGGACGGCCCAGGCGGGCACGGGCCGTTCGGGGCCCGCCGCCCGGCTGCGGCGCGAGGCGGCGCTGCTGACCGCGGCCCAACAACTGGGCAGCGCCTCCCGTACGGTCGAGCTCGCGGTGGACCATGCCAAGCACCGCACCCAGTTCGGCCGGCCGATCGGCGCCTTCCAGGCCGTACAGCATCTGTGCGCCCAGATGCTGGTTCGTGCCGAATCAGCCAGAAGTGTGGTGTATGCCGCGGCGGTCACAGAAGACCCGGGTGACATCGCGGCCGCCAAGCTCCTCGCCGATGAGGCCGCTGTCCATAATGCCCGCGATTGTCTGCAAGTCCATGGCGGGATGGGCTTCACCTGGGAGGCGGATGTCCATCTCCATCTCAAGCGGGCCTGGGTGCGGGCAGGTCAGTGGCAGTCCGGGGCGGCGGCGGAGGAGGAATTGGCGGCCGGGCTCGTGTCGACCGTTGAAACATGTTTGTAG